A portion of the Mus pahari chromosome 17, PAHARI_EIJ_v1.1, whole genome shotgun sequence genome contains these proteins:
- the A1bg gene encoding LOW QUALITY PROTEIN: alpha-1B-glycoprotein (The sequence of the model RefSeq protein was modified relative to this genomic sequence to represent the inferred CDS: substituted 1 base at 1 genomic stop codon) — MSLLATVLLLWGFTLGPGHALMLDAGSEPRLHAETQSLLEPWANLTLVCTVDLPTKVFQLIQDGWFLSQVQLETQMLSYRFSLGAITSNNSGIYRCRCGVEPPVDSDLPALSKWTMLSNAVEVTGKEPLPRPSAHADPVDWITPGGLPVYVMCQAAMWGVTYLLRQEGVDGFQKPDVQHKGTAGFLIYKPGNYSCSYLTHAAGEPSEPSAIVTIKMYASQVPPTLCLMGNYLMIYPRKTYETLACKAPRNAAEFQLRQGGKVLKNQGFRPTRDAILYYVNLKELDNQGPFTCRYRMHKYMHVWSEDSKPVELMWSDETLPAPVLTAEPSSRDLEPGSMVQLRCSAPVSGLRFGLQRQGKPELVVVQMLNSSGTEAVFELHNISTIDSGNYSXIYMEQTQPFSGSSSSEPVELRVNGPPPKPRLEALWKNTVHLGQEVIFRCHGHVPRVSMELVREGFQTPFWVASTRSTSAYLKLLFVGPQHAGNYSCRYTAQPPFTFESGISDPVEVRIEG; from the exons ATGTCTCTGCTGGCTACTGTATTGCTGCTCTGGG GGTTCACTCTGGGCCCAGGACATGCTCTAATGCTTG ATGCTGGCAGTGAACCTCGACTACATGCAGAGACTCAGTCCCTGCTGGAACCCTGGGCAAACCTGACCCTGGTCTGTACAGTTGATTTGCCTACTAAGGTCTTCCAGCTGATCCAGGACGGGTGGTTCCTGAGTCAAGTCCAACTTGAGACACAGATGCTGTCATACCGCTTTTCCCTGGGGGCCATTACGAGTAACAACAGTGGCATCTACCGCTGCAGATGTGGCGTAGAGCCCCCTGTTGACAGTGACCTGCCAGCGCTGAGCAAGTGGACCATGCTAAGCAATGCCGTGGAGGTGACAGGGAAAG AGCCCTTGCCTCGGCCCTCAGCTCATGCTGATCCAGTCGACTGGATCACACCTGGTGGCCTGCCTGTATACGTGATGTGCCAGGCTGCAATGTGGGGTGTGACCTacctgctgaggcaggaaggagtgGATGGTTTCCAGAAACCTGAtgtccagcacaagggaacagcTGGCTTTCTAATCTACAAGCCTGGCAACTACAGCTGCAGCTACCTAACCCATGCAGCAGGTGAACCCTCTGAGCCCAGTGCTATTGTGACCATCAAGATGTATG CCTCACAGGTTCCACCCACTCTGTGTTTGATGGGAAATTACCTAATGATCTATCCCCGGAAGACCTATGAGACCCTTGCCTGCAAAGCTCCTCGGAACGCAGCTGAATTCCAACTCAGGCAAGGAGGGAAGGTGCTGAAAAATCAGGGGTTCAGACCCACCAGAGACGCTATCCTGTACTATGTGAACTTGAAGGAACTGGATAACCAAGGTCCTTTTACCTGCCGCTACCGGATGCACAAATACATGCACGTTTGGTCAGAGGACAGCAAGCCTGTAGAGCTAATGTGGAGTGATG AGACTCTACCAGCCCCAGTACTTACTGCAGAGCCATCGAGTCGGGACCTTGAGCCTGGTTCAATGGTGCAGCTTCGATGTTCTGCACCTGTATCCGGCCTGCGCTTTGGCCTGCAACGCCAGGGCAAGCCGGAGTTAGTTGTGGTGCAAATGCTGAATTCTTCTGGGACCGAAGCTGTCTTTGAGCTGCACAATATCTCAACAATAGACTCTGGAAACTACAGTTGAATCTACATGGAACAGACACAGCCTTTCTCCGGATCTTCTTCCAGTGAGCCCGTGGAGCTGCGGGTGAATG GGCCACCACCCAAGCCAAGGCTGGAAGCTCTGTGGAAAAACACAGTGCATCTGGGCCAGGAAGTCATCTTTCGATGCCACGGGCATGTGCCTAGGGTCAGCATGGAGCTGGTACGTGAGGGCTTTCAAACACCCTTCTGGGTGGCGTCCACAAGAAGCACCTCAGCTTATCTGAAACTGCTCTTCGTCGGTCCCCAACATGCAGGCAACTACAGCTGCCGCTATACTGCCCAGCCGCCCTTCACCTTTGAGTCAGGGATCAGCGACCCTGTGGAGGTTAGAATAGAAGGTTAG